In a single window of the Zea mays cultivar B73 chromosome 5, Zm-B73-REFERENCE-NAM-5.0, whole genome shotgun sequence genome:
- the LOC100216970 gene encoding 60S ribosomal protein L12-3 isoform X1: protein MPPKLDPSQVVEVFVRVTGGEVGAASSLAPKIGPLGLSPKKIGEDIAKETAKDWKGLRVTVKLTVQNRQAKVSVVPSAAALVIKALKEPERDRKKVKNIKHSGNISLDDVIEIARTMRPRSMAKEMSGCVKEILGTCVSVGCTVDGKDPKDLQQEIDDGEVEIPSA, encoded by the coding sequence ATGCCGCCCAAGCTCGACCCGTCGCAGGTGGTGGAGGTGTTCGTCCGTGTGACcggcggcgaggtaggcgcggcgTCTTCGTTGGCCCCCAAGATCGGTCCGCTCGGTCTTTCTCCCAAGAAGATCGGAGAGGACATTGCCAAGGAGACGGCCAAGGACTGGAAGGGCCTCCGCGTCACCGTTAAGCTCACTGTCCAGAACCGACAGGCCAAGGTCTCCGTCGTTCCCTCTGCcgcggcgctcgtcatcaaggcgCTCAAGGAGCCCGAGAGGGACCGCAAGAAGGTCAAGAACATCAAGCACAGCGGCAACATCAGTCTCGACGACGTCATCGAGATTGCCAGGACCATGAGGCCCAGGTCCATGGCCAAGGAAATGTCCGGCTGCGTCAAGGAGATTCTCGGCACCTGCGTCAGCGTCGGCTGCACCGTCGACGGCAAGGACCCCAAGGACCTCCAGCAGGAGattgacgacggcgaggtggagaTCCCGTCCGCTTAA
- the LOC100216970 gene encoding 60S ribosomal protein L12-3, which produces MPPKLDPSQVVEVFVRVTGGEVGAASSLAPKIGPLGLSPKKIGEDIAKETAKDWKGLRVTVKLTVQNRQAKVSVVPSAAALVIKALKEPERDRKKVKNIKHSGNISLDDVIEIARTMRPRSMAKEMSGCVKEILGTCVSVGCTVDGKDPKDLQQEIDDGEDWSLGGLSVY; this is translated from the exons ATGCCGCCCAAGCTCGACCCGTCGCAGGTGGTGGAGGTGTTCGTCCGTGTGACcggcggcgaggtaggcgcggcgTCTTCGTTGGCCCCCAAGATCGGTCCGCTCGGTCTTTCTCCCAAGAAGATCGGAGAGGACATTGCCAAGGAGACGGCCAAGGACTGGAAGGGCCTCCGCGTCACCGTTAAGCTCACTGTCCAGAACCGACAGGCCAAGGTCTCCGTCGTTCCCTCTGCcgcggcgctcgtcatcaaggcgCTCAAGGAGCCCGAGAGGGACCGCAAGAAGGTCAAGAACATCAAGCACAGCGGCAACATCAGTCTCGACGACGTCATCGAGATTGCCAGGACCATGAGGCCCAGGTCCATGGCCAAGGAAATGTCCGGCTGCGTCAAGGAGATTCTCGGCACCTGCGTCAGCGTCGGCTGCACCGTCGACGGCAAGGACCCCAAGGACCTCCAGCAGGAGattgacgacggcgag GATTGGAGTCTAGGAGGGTTGTCTGTCTACTGA